A part of Trachemys scripta elegans isolate TJP31775 chromosome 23, CAS_Tse_1.0, whole genome shotgun sequence genomic DNA contains:
- the GNGT2 gene encoding guanine nucleotide-binding protein G(I)/G(S)/G(O) subunit gamma-T2 produces the protein MAQDLTEKELLKMELDQLKKEVKNERQMISKTGKELKEYIESLAAEDPLLKGVPEDKNPFKEKGGCIIS, from the exons atggcTCAAGATCTCACAGAAAAAGAACTGCTGAAGATGGAACTTGACCAGCTGAAAAAGGAAGTGAAGAATGAAAGGCAAATG ATCTCCAAGACGGGCAAAGAACTCAAGGAGTATATAGAATCCCTGGCAGCAGAGGACCCTCTTTTGAAAGGTGTTCCTGAGGATAAAAACCCTTTtaaggagaagggaggctgtaTAATTAGTTGA